In a single window of the Roseiconus lacunae genome:
- a CDS encoding efflux RND transporter permease subunit, with protein MDPIRFAIDNPVKTAVGILMVLLFGALALSAIPVQLTPDVDRPVITVRTNWPGRSPEEIERSIIIEQEEKLKSVQGLWKMTSLASLGSSTITLEFNVGAASDRVLQDVANKLDEVSEYPEDADRPVIDMADTASDNAIAYLLLQADDPEFQVATFYDYADRFLKPSLERIDGVAEIDIKGGREHQVQVRFDPKELARRDLAISDVAAALRQDNINVSAGDMAGGRQDVRFRVVEQFDSLTRLRETVIKYDDAGSPIRVADVARVNLVLEKTVHFDQCKGKTSMTIFVKRKTGSNVLDIIEDVNRVVNEMNAEGGVLRSFKNDRYGLRLRNAFDDSHYIHSAISLVRDNLFIGGGLAIAVLLLFLRSIRSTMIVSLAIPISVIGTFVVLWLTGRNLNVISLAGLSFAVGMVVDNAIVVLENIDRYLKSGLDVRTATLRGAREVWGAILASTLTTIAVFAPVLTIQDEAGQLFYDLVLAICAAVGFSLIVSITAIPMAASLILRPVTNNDDLATPTTSGRIIHGTFGIHNLFGLASVFAWLTDRWAGLIHLLTFRSLSSAWLRLLLISSTMALSVLLSLWWMPPASYLPNGNKNFTFCRMSTPAGYSVMENYSVGQRIEQELRPFWNATTSEEASSHGPITDQRSGKIYTDIPALKEFFFVVARGSVFMIGISDDPENVEPIAAVFNRAFGVVPASKGVTSQASIFGRGSGSSNAVDIEVRGNEMKRLKEACSHLESELQREFSRFSVRTSPGNFNEAGPELQIQVNEEVAKRLGLNATELSTAARSIIDGAFVGDFDFEGDNIDLILIRDPAIELTPEEIADVPVTVRDSVGTPMTVPFGQIVTFNRSEASQEIRRVEQQRAIALTVTPPKDVALEEAQTRILEIVDQARTSGKLGNDMFVSLSGNADRLSDVRKLLMGNWDGWNRDSLLSVVTSRFFIALLITYLLLAALFENFIYPLVILLTVPLATVGGFAGLAIVHSIDPTQQLDVLTMLGFVILIGVVVNNAILIVHQALNFMRGESDEVDAGQREPMSPREAIAMSVQTRARPIFMTTCTSVFGMLPLVIAPGAGSELYRGLGAIVVGGLTTSTFFTLLIVPLFFSLVIDLREKTANAFRPS; from the coding sequence ATGGATCCCATACGCTTCGCAATCGACAACCCTGTCAAAACAGCGGTCGGAATCTTGATGGTCTTGCTCTTCGGGGCACTCGCATTGAGCGCGATCCCTGTCCAACTCACCCCCGACGTTGATCGACCGGTGATCACTGTTCGAACGAATTGGCCCGGGCGGAGCCCCGAAGAGATCGAACGGTCGATCATCATTGAACAAGAGGAAAAGCTGAAATCCGTTCAAGGCCTTTGGAAGATGACTTCACTGGCAAGCTTGGGCAGTTCAACGATTACCCTGGAGTTCAACGTCGGTGCCGCCTCCGATCGTGTGCTTCAAGATGTCGCCAACAAACTTGACGAAGTATCCGAGTATCCTGAGGACGCGGATCGTCCGGTCATCGACATGGCCGACACCGCCAGTGACAACGCAATCGCCTACCTTCTGCTTCAAGCTGACGATCCTGAGTTTCAGGTCGCAACGTTCTACGACTACGCCGATCGTTTTTTGAAGCCCAGCTTGGAACGGATCGACGGGGTCGCCGAAATCGACATCAAAGGCGGTCGCGAGCATCAGGTTCAAGTCCGTTTCGATCCGAAAGAACTCGCCCGACGTGACCTCGCGATTTCCGACGTCGCTGCGGCGCTTCGCCAAGATAACATCAACGTTTCGGCCGGTGACATGGCCGGCGGCCGACAAGATGTCCGTTTCCGCGTCGTCGAACAGTTCGATTCGTTGACACGTCTACGCGAAACGGTGATCAAGTATGACGACGCCGGGAGCCCGATTCGCGTTGCCGACGTCGCCAGGGTCAATTTAGTACTGGAAAAGACAGTTCACTTTGACCAATGCAAAGGCAAGACGTCGATGACGATTTTTGTCAAACGTAAAACCGGAAGTAACGTGCTCGACATCATCGAAGATGTCAATCGAGTGGTCAATGAAATGAATGCCGAGGGCGGTGTCTTGCGGTCCTTTAAAAATGATCGCTACGGTTTACGACTTCGCAACGCGTTTGATGATTCACACTACATCCATAGCGCAATCAGTTTGGTCCGAGACAACTTGTTTATCGGTGGCGGGTTGGCGATCGCAGTGTTGTTGCTGTTTCTGCGCAGTATTCGATCGACGATGATCGTTTCACTCGCGATCCCCATTTCGGTGATCGGAACCTTTGTTGTTCTCTGGCTGACCGGTCGTAATCTGAATGTGATTTCACTGGCGGGCCTGAGCTTCGCCGTTGGGATGGTCGTCGACAATGCCATCGTGGTTTTGGAAAACATCGATCGATATCTAAAGTCCGGCTTGGACGTTCGAACGGCGACACTGCGCGGCGCCCGCGAAGTTTGGGGGGCGATCCTAGCATCGACTTTGACAACGATCGCGGTGTTCGCGCCTGTGCTAACGATCCAAGATGAAGCAGGACAACTGTTCTACGATCTAGTACTCGCCATCTGCGCCGCAGTCGGGTTTTCGTTGATCGTCTCGATCACCGCTATCCCGATGGCGGCGTCGTTGATTCTTCGTCCGGTCACCAATAACGACGACCTAGCCACGCCAACAACGAGCGGTCGAATCATCCACGGGACATTTGGAATTCATAACCTATTTGGATTGGCATCCGTGTTTGCGTGGCTGACCGATCGATGGGCTGGATTGATTCATCTGCTAACGTTCCGAAGCTTGTCGAGTGCATGGCTACGGCTACTGCTAATCTCGTCGACGATGGCTCTGTCGGTATTGCTTAGTCTGTGGTGGATGCCGCCGGCAAGTTATCTGCCCAACGGCAACAAGAACTTCACGTTCTGCAGAATGTCGACTCCGGCGGGATATTCCGTCATGGAAAACTATTCCGTCGGCCAGCGGATTGAGCAAGAGTTACGACCGTTTTGGAATGCGACGACCAGCGAAGAAGCGTCGTCGCATGGGCCGATCACGGATCAACGATCAGGCAAAATCTACACGGACATTCCGGCGCTCAAAGAATTTTTCTTCGTCGTCGCCCGGGGCAGCGTGTTCATGATCGGCATCAGCGACGATCCGGAAAACGTCGAACCGATCGCGGCTGTCTTCAATCGCGCCTTCGGCGTCGTGCCGGCTAGCAAGGGTGTGACTTCACAAGCATCGATTTTTGGCCGAGGGTCGGGTAGTTCAAACGCCGTTGACATTGAAGTTCGCGGCAACGAAATGAAGCGACTAAAAGAGGCATGTAGCCACCTAGAGTCGGAACTACAGCGAGAGTTTTCGCGTTTTTCCGTGCGAACGTCCCCGGGAAACTTCAACGAAGCTGGCCCGGAGCTGCAAATCCAGGTGAATGAGGAAGTCGCGAAACGGTTGGGGCTCAATGCCACCGAGCTATCGACCGCGGCCCGATCAATCATCGATGGCGCGTTCGTCGGTGACTTTGATTTCGAAGGGGATAACATCGATCTGATTTTGATTCGCGATCCGGCGATCGAGCTAACTCCCGAGGAAATCGCGGACGTCCCTGTGACCGTTCGCGATTCGGTGGGAACGCCAATGACGGTGCCGTTTGGTCAAATCGTGACCTTCAATCGTAGTGAAGCCTCACAGGAAATACGCCGAGTCGAACAACAGCGGGCGATCGCTTTGACCGTCACGCCTCCGAAGGACGTGGCGCTCGAAGAGGCTCAGACGCGGATCTTGGAAATTGTCGACCAAGCTCGAACTTCGGGAAAACTTGGCAACGACATGTTCGTTTCGTTATCCGGGAACGCTGATCGTTTGTCCGATGTGCGAAAACTGCTGATGGGAAATTGGGACGGTTGGAACCGCGATTCGTTGTTGAGTGTGGTGACCAGTCGATTCTTTATCGCGCTGCTGATTACTTATTTGTTGCTAGCCGCACTCTTCGAAAACTTTATCTACCCGTTGGTGATCCTATTGACCGTACCGTTAGCCACCGTCGGTGGTTTTGCCGGTCTGGCGATCGTTCACTCGATTGATCCGACGCAGCAGTTGGACGTGCTGACGATGCTCGGTTTCGTGATACTGATTGGGGTGGTTGTCAACAACGCGATATTGATCGTGCATCAAGCGTTGAATTTTATGCGGGGCGAAAGTGATGAGGTGGATGCCGGTCAGAGAGAACCGATGAGTCCGCGAGAGGCCATCGCAATGTCCGTCCAGACACGGGCGAGACCGATTTTCATGACGACTTGCACCAGCGTGTTCGGCATGTTGCCGTTGGTGATCGCACCGGGGGCCGGCAGCGAACTGTACCGCGGACTTGGAGCGATCGTGGTCGGCGGCCTAACGACGTCGACCTTTTTCACCCTGTTGATCGTGCCGCTGTTTTTTAGTCTGGTGATCGATCTTCGCGAAAAGACTGCAAACGCGTTTCGTCCGTCCTAA
- a CDS encoding sigma-70 family RNA polymerase sigma factor, giving the protein MDSEISRILSNLEHGDPAAASELLPLVYEELRRLASSRMRRENAAQTLQPTALVHEAYLRLIGREHVRWDGKSHFFAAAAEAMRRILIEHARRRNTLKRGGDRQRFEIDRSDGVVNVENADELLDLDAALTQLAVDEPELAKLVELRYFAGLSVEEAAEVLAMSPRSVKRHWAYARVWLARAMDVDK; this is encoded by the coding sequence ATGGACTCTGAAATCTCACGCATTCTCAGCAACCTTGAACATGGCGACCCGGCGGCGGCAAGCGAATTACTGCCGCTGGTATACGAAGAACTACGTCGGCTCGCTTCGTCACGAATGAGGCGAGAGAACGCGGCGCAGACGCTGCAGCCGACGGCATTGGTGCACGAAGCATACTTGCGGCTGATCGGACGCGAGCACGTTCGTTGGGACGGAAAGTCACACTTCTTTGCCGCGGCGGCCGAGGCGATGCGCCGGATTTTGATCGAACACGCGCGACGGCGAAACACACTGAAACGAGGTGGTGATCGCCAACGATTCGAAATCGATCGATCCGACGGGGTTGTCAACGTCGAGAACGCGGACGAACTGCTCGACCTTGATGCGGCACTGACTCAGCTTGCCGTCGACGAACCAGAACTTGCCAAGTTGGTGGAACTGCGCTATTTCGCCGGCCTTTCGGTCGAGGAAGCCGCCGAAGTGCTGGCAATGTCGCCTCGTTCGGTGAAGCGGCATTGGGCCTACGCTCGAGTCTGGCTAGCGCGAGCCATGGACGTTGATAAATAG
- a CDS encoding serine/threonine-protein kinase yields the protein MSNRTEKSIFFEALEIDHPAQRDAFLRRVCDHDDALYDSVTDLLNRHEGASICIDRPIVGEFGSPTQGDETIDQPFHHDFSSHFDAGTLIGNYKLRELIGEGGFGLVFVADQLKPVKRRVALKLVKPGMESQEVLNRFEAERQALAMMDHPSIARVFDAGATDTGQPYFVMELVRGIPLTTFCDNHRLGMDDRLDLLIKICHAVLHAHQKGIIHRDLKPNNVLVTLQDGKPLPKVIDFGVAKAIGQRLASETIYTRFTAMVGTPAYMSPEQAEMTNAGVDTRCDIYALGVLMYELLTGSPPLSSERLQTAGFDELRRMIREEEPERPSKRVSSLDQARRTTVSMVRHTDPTRLESMLQGDLDWIAMKALEKNRERRYATAAELAEDLTRYLTGDPVLARPPTLAYRLSRFAKRNKVTIVSTALIALSLMVGTAVSAWQASVATEQRDRATDALGKARRSESFAIQARQDLQEFVDRLKRANSLLAIGRAHVEAGRLGDAFAVYGEAIETQPHFYQTWAERGSFYARHGLWKLAANDFIRAVELGGVTNQPDFLGVPQLLWFVGEREIYGEIYDKLSALEEDRFSVEARGRLVNQISRDDAAELASFAESKLKVGGYGDWDRMPDPQDWSAMRRRQMGAPLGAQLYLAGWAHLEAKNYSQAITRLKQAEMETFDWRGSGISAPLIALAYERQGEHEQAMKMLSECDSIMEKFLALAEERRDFTPNMPWFDWLDFLINYRKASQEIAHRQIDINGRLESLQSKALQAIAGTVPTP from the coding sequence ATGTCAAACCGAACTGAAAAATCAATCTTTTTTGAAGCTCTCGAAATCGATCATCCGGCCCAGCGAGATGCGTTCTTACGGCGTGTTTGTGATCACGACGATGCACTTTATGACTCCGTCACGGATTTGTTGAATCGGCATGAAGGGGCATCTATCTGTATCGACCGACCGATCGTCGGTGAGTTTGGCTCCCCGACACAAGGCGATGAAACCATTGACCAGCCATTCCACCATGATTTCTCATCACACTTCGATGCCGGCACCCTCATTGGCAACTACAAACTGCGTGAACTGATCGGGGAAGGTGGGTTCGGGTTGGTGTTCGTGGCCGATCAGCTCAAGCCGGTCAAACGCCGGGTCGCACTGAAGTTAGTGAAGCCTGGAATGGAATCGCAGGAGGTCCTCAATCGCTTCGAAGCCGAACGTCAGGCACTTGCCATGATGGATCATCCCAGCATCGCACGAGTGTTTGATGCGGGGGCCACCGATACGGGACAGCCATACTTTGTTATGGAACTCGTTCGTGGCATTCCCCTCACTACCTTTTGTGATAACCATCGGTTGGGGATGGATGATCGACTGGATTTGTTGATCAAGATCTGTCATGCCGTCCTGCATGCCCATCAAAAGGGTATCATCCATCGCGACCTTAAACCTAACAATGTGTTGGTCACACTTCAGGACGGAAAGCCACTTCCCAAGGTCATTGACTTTGGCGTCGCCAAAGCAATTGGTCAGCGGCTCGCTTCTGAAACGATTTACACACGCTTCACCGCGATGGTCGGTACGCCTGCATACATGAGTCCCGAACAGGCGGAGATGACAAACGCCGGCGTCGACACCCGATGCGATATCTATGCGTTGGGGGTCTTGATGTACGAATTGCTCACCGGATCCCCACCGCTTTCCAGCGAGCGACTGCAAACCGCTGGGTTTGATGAATTGCGGCGAATGATTCGTGAAGAGGAACCCGAACGCCCGAGCAAGCGTGTGAGTTCGCTTGACCAAGCTCGTCGAACGACGGTATCGATGGTGCGTCACACCGATCCGACGCGATTAGAAAGCATGTTGCAAGGCGACTTGGACTGGATCGCAATGAAGGCACTCGAGAAAAACCGTGAACGCCGTTACGCAACGGCCGCGGAACTAGCCGAAGATTTGACACGTTATTTGACCGGGGATCCCGTGCTAGCTCGGCCCCCAACGCTCGCGTATCGGTTGTCTCGGTTTGCCAAACGAAACAAAGTTACCATTGTCTCAACGGCACTGATCGCGTTGTCTTTGATGGTCGGGACGGCGGTCAGTGCTTGGCAAGCTTCGGTGGCGACCGAGCAGCGTGATCGAGCGACCGATGCCTTGGGTAAAGCCCGCCGATCGGAAAGTTTTGCGATTCAAGCTCGGCAGGACTTGCAGGAGTTCGTCGATCGCCTCAAACGAGCGAATTCGCTGCTGGCGATCGGCCGAGCCCATGTCGAAGCGGGGCGGCTTGGTGATGCGTTTGCAGTATATGGAGAAGCGATCGAAACCCAACCACACTTCTATCAAACCTGGGCCGAACGGGGATCATTCTACGCTAGGCACGGTCTTTGGAAACTCGCAGCAAACGACTTCATCCGGGCGGTCGAACTGGGCGGTGTCACCAACCAACCCGATTTTTTGGGAGTCCCACAATTGCTGTGGTTTGTCGGCGAGCGCGAAATTTACGGCGAAATCTACGACAAATTGTCAGCTCTCGAAGAAGATCGTTTCTCCGTCGAAGCCCGCGGACGACTGGTCAATCAAATCAGCCGAGATGACGCCGCCGAACTAGCAAGCTTTGCAGAGTCAAAACTGAAAGTGGGAGGCTACGGTGATTGGGATCGAATGCCAGATCCGCAGGATTGGTCGGCGATGCGTCGTCGTCAAATGGGCGCTCCACTCGGTGCACAGCTCTATCTCGCCGGTTGGGCTCACTTAGAAGCAAAGAACTATTCACAAGCGATCACACGTCTGAAGCAAGCTGAAATGGAGACGTTTGATTGGCGCGGAAGCGGTATCTCGGCCCCCCTGATCGCGCTCGCCTATGAACGCCAAGGCGAACACGAACAAGCGATGAAGATGCTGAGCGAATGCGATTCCATCATGGAAAAGTTCTTGGCCTTGGCCGAGGAGCGACGGGATTTTACGCCCAACATGCCGTGGTTCGACTGGTTGGATTTTCTGATCAACTATCGGAAAGCAAGTCAAGAGATCGCCCATCGCCAAATCGATATCAATGGTCG